From Camelus bactrianus isolate YW-2024 breed Bactrian camel chromosome 16, ASM4877302v1, whole genome shotgun sequence, the proteins below share one genomic window:
- the KRTAP4-1 gene encoding keratin-associated protein 4-1 isoform X2, whose product MVSACCGSVCSDQGCGQGLCQETCCRPSCCQTTCCRTTCYRPRCCESSCCRPQCCQPVCCQSICCYPRCCISSLCQETCCRPSCCQTTCCRTTCCHPSCGVSSCCRPVCCRTTCHPSCGVSSCCRPVCCRTTCRPSCGVSSCCRPVCCRTTCRPSCGVSSCCRPVCCRTTCRPSCGVSSCCRPVCCRTTCRPSCGVSSCCRPICCQTTCHRTTCCHSSCGRSSC is encoded by the exons ATGGTCAGCGCCTGCTGTGGCTCCGTCTGCTCTGACCAGGGCTGTGGCCAAGGCCTCTGCCAGGAGACCTGCTGCCGCCCCAGCTGCTGCCAGACCACCTGCTGCAGGACCACGTGCTACCGCCCCAGGTGCTGTGAGTCCAGCTGCTGCAGACCCCAGTGCTGCCAGCCCGTGTGCTGCCAGTCCATCTGCTGTTACCCCAGGTGCTGCATCTCCA GCCTCTGTCAGGAGACCTGCTGCCGCCCCAGCTGCTGCCAGACCACCTGCTGCAGGACCACCTGCTGCCACCCCAGCTGTGGTGTGTCCAGCTGCTGCCGCCCCGTCTGCTGCCGGACCACCTGCCACCCCAGCTGTGGTGTGTCCAGCTGCTGCCGCCCCGTCTGCTGCCGGACCACCTGCCGCCCCAGCTGTGGTGTGTCCAGCTGCTGCCGCCCCGTCTGCTGCCGGACCACCTGCCGCCCCAGCTGTGGTGTGTCCAGCTGCTGCCGCCCCGTCTGCTGCCGGACCACCTGCCGCCCCAGCTGTGGTGTGTCCAGCTGCTGCCGCCCCGTCTGCTGCCGGACCACCTGCCGCCCCAGCTGTGGTGTGTCCAGCTGCTGCCGCCCCATCTGCTGCCAGACCACCTGCCACCGTACAACTTGCTGCCACTCCAGCTGCGGTAGATCCTCCTGCTGA
- the KRTAP4-1 gene encoding keratin-associated protein 4-1 isoform X1, whose translation MVSSCCGSICSDQGCGQGLCQETCCRPSCCQTTCCRTTCCHPSCGVSSCCRPVCCRTTCHPSCGVSSCCRPVCCRTTCRPSCGVSSCCRPVCCRTTCRPSCGVSSCCRPVCCRTTCRPSCGVSSCCRPVCCRTTCRPSCGVSSCCRPICCQTTCHRTTCCHSSCGRSSC comes from the coding sequence ATGGTCAGCTCCTGCTGTGGCTCCATCTGCTCTGACCAGGGCTGTGGCCAAGGCCTCTGTCAGGAGACCTGCTGCCGCCCCAGCTGCTGCCAGACCACCTGCTGCAGGACCACCTGCTGCCACCCCAGCTGTGGTGTGTCCAGCTGCTGCCGCCCCGTCTGCTGCCGGACCACCTGCCACCCCAGCTGTGGTGTGTCCAGCTGCTGCCGCCCCGTCTGCTGCCGGACCACCTGCCGCCCCAGCTGTGGTGTGTCCAGCTGCTGCCGCCCCGTCTGCTGCCGGACCACCTGCCGCCCCAGCTGTGGTGTGTCCAGCTGCTGCCGCCCCGTCTGCTGCCGGACCACCTGCCGCCCCAGCTGTGGTGTGTCCAGCTGCTGCCGCCCCGTCTGCTGCCGGACCACCTGCCGCCCCAGCTGTGGTGTGTCCAGCTGCTGCCGCCCCATCTGCTGCCAGACCACCTGCCACCGTACAACTTGCTGCCACTCCAGCTGCGGTAGATCCTCCTGCTGA